The following are encoded in a window of Arthrobacter sp. OAP107 genomic DNA:
- a CDS encoding LysR family transcriptional regulator, translating to MEMKQLIAMVTVAEVESVTRAAQLLHLVQPAVTRQIKTLEDELGVVLFDRTRHGMVLTPAGEVFLSHARRALQELERARSELTPAPGQVMGLVSVGVLDSLLGVMVPTLIDSVAEKFPGVELHLLSGVSRDLQQWLDDGIVDVALLYNVADTTSMRVKPLLTELLWAVAPPEAGLLPTEPSTWQQVLREPLILPIVGHGLRTLIDKARADIPLEPKIIVETNSMSVQKQMVSSGRGWAILPAAGVARDVQQGKLSGAPLSEPSVSRSVVIGLPRAARVPRAVEAVATELLQVSRRLVLTGEWPSATLLDSP from the coding sequence ATGGAGATGAAGCAACTCATTGCCATGGTTACCGTGGCCGAAGTCGAGAGTGTCACCAGGGCTGCCCAGCTGTTGCATCTCGTGCAGCCGGCGGTGACGCGGCAGATCAAGACGCTTGAGGACGAACTGGGCGTCGTCCTCTTCGACCGGACACGTCATGGCATGGTTCTCACCCCAGCTGGCGAAGTCTTCCTCTCGCATGCCCGCCGCGCCCTGCAAGAGTTGGAGCGCGCCCGATCCGAACTGACTCCAGCGCCAGGTCAGGTAATGGGGCTAGTTTCGGTAGGGGTGCTGGATAGCCTGTTAGGTGTCATGGTCCCGACGCTTATCGATTCGGTAGCAGAGAAGTTCCCGGGGGTGGAGCTCCATTTGCTGTCAGGAGTCTCTCGCGATCTCCAACAATGGTTGGACGACGGTATCGTCGACGTCGCCCTGCTCTATAACGTGGCAGATACTACGTCGATGCGTGTGAAGCCACTGCTCACCGAGCTCCTTTGGGCGGTGGCACCCCCGGAAGCGGGCTTACTACCAACAGAACCGAGCACCTGGCAGCAGGTACTCCGTGAACCACTCATTCTGCCAATCGTCGGACACGGTCTACGCACGCTCATCGATAAGGCGCGGGCGGACATCCCTCTTGAGCCGAAAATCATTGTCGAGACTAATTCGATGAGCGTTCAGAAGCAGATGGTGTCTTCCGGTCGAGGTTGGGCTATCCTGCCAGCTGCCGGCGTGGCCCGAGACGTTCAGCAAGGCAAGCTCAGCGGTGCCCCTCTCTCAGAGCCGAGCGTGTCGCGCTCTGTGGTAATCGGGCTGCCGAGGGCGGCTCGGGTACCTCGTGCCGTCGAAGCTGTTGCGACAGAGCTACTGCAAGTATCTCGGCGGCTGGTCTTGACAGGCGAGTGGCCCTCCGCGACGCTCCTGGACTCGCCGTAA
- a CDS encoding zinc-binding dehydrogenase, giving the protein MLARSHSSEKKQEIPMQGVVFRGDRELELQHFPDPTPGPEEVVVEVRASGMCGSDLHEYRKPKGSAPNVIAGHEPAGVIVAVGELVPTSWVGRAVMIHHYIGCGRCDQCRAGWTHLCRQELRALALNVHGGHADFIKMPFSSVMPLSEGLSFQAAAAISCGTGTAWGALEMINVRGDDTIAIFGQGPVGLSATQLATAMGAKVIALDIEPKRLQRAQEFGAAETINPLEVDSVADAVLALTGGRGVTKSLETSAAPIATQQALQVLGLWGSVCWIGRGAGLQVDMTEQLTKQITAKTSWTLSSVQMAHLADFVLDRGIDVDALFTERWTLSQAAEAYQWFDRQSDGKGVFLPN; this is encoded by the coding sequence ATGTTGGCACGCTCACATTCATCTGAGAAGAAGCAGGAGATTCCGATGCAAGGAGTCGTTTTCCGCGGAGACCGCGAACTAGAACTACAGCACTTCCCCGACCCTACTCCCGGTCCGGAGGAGGTAGTCGTCGAGGTGCGCGCCTCAGGCATGTGCGGGTCTGATCTACACGAGTACCGCAAGCCCAAGGGTTCAGCGCCGAACGTGATCGCTGGCCACGAGCCGGCCGGGGTTATCGTGGCCGTCGGCGAGCTAGTGCCAACATCGTGGGTCGGGCGTGCGGTCATGATTCACCATTACATCGGTTGTGGCCGCTGCGACCAGTGCCGTGCGGGGTGGACGCACCTCTGCCGCCAAGAATTACGCGCGCTGGCCTTGAATGTTCATGGAGGGCATGCCGACTTCATCAAAATGCCGTTCTCGAGTGTTATGCCCCTGTCGGAGGGGCTGTCCTTTCAGGCAGCGGCTGCCATCAGCTGCGGTACGGGCACCGCGTGGGGTGCGCTCGAGATGATCAACGTGAGAGGCGATGACACCATCGCCATCTTCGGGCAGGGTCCCGTCGGCCTCTCCGCCACGCAACTGGCGACCGCCATGGGCGCGAAGGTGATCGCCCTGGACATCGAACCGAAGAGGCTGCAGCGTGCGCAGGAGTTCGGCGCCGCGGAAACCATCAATCCCCTGGAGGTCGACTCCGTCGCGGACGCGGTGCTCGCTCTTACTGGCGGCCGCGGGGTGACCAAGAGTCTCGAGACCTCGGCTGCCCCCATCGCCACCCAGCAAGCGTTGCAGGTACTCGGCCTCTGGGGCTCCGTGTGCTGGATCGGACGAGGAGCGGGGCTGCAGGTGGACATGACGGAACAGCTGACGAAACAGATCACAGCCAAGACTTCCTGGACCCTCTCTTCCGTGCAGATGGCACATCTTGCCGACTTCGTGCTGGACCGCGGTATCGATGTCGACGCCCTCTTTACCGAGCGCTGGACGCTGAGTCAGGCCGCAGAGGCGTACCAGTGGTTCGACCGTCAGAGCGATGGCAAGGGCGTTTTCTTGCCCAATTAG
- a CDS encoding MFS transporter, translated as MPALICAALSTAVVSSLGMLLVPSIASEMDVSVSTAQWMLTINLLVGAVATPVLGRLSDGPHKKRLLLCSLAAIFVGSVLAASAPNFTVFLIGRALQGLTYAIVPVTIALARRYVPPEKVQVSISSLSVTVATGLGVGYPLTGVIAGLFDFRFAFWFAALFVVTAFIVVLRAIPSGTEARAARVPFDYQGVALLGLGLAGLLLAVSEGSSWGWGSVWTIGVLIFTAVMLTAWVGTGLRKRHPLVNLRVLRNAEVLLANCAAIGLGAALYIGLSISSLVAQAPASTGYGIALPVFWAGFVMFPLSVGSFTANRLVRRLSRRIPLAMLLPIGAGTVMASGMLLWLAHTQLWEILVGTLIFGLGMGASYAAMPALIARSVATAELGSSVSFNQVLRTVGSSFGTAISGAVLAANMAPTRHPTGTGISTTFAIGALLCAVVFAALLFHAMKNHARRASDGRPDVVVS; from the coding sequence GTGCCAGCGCTAATTTGTGCGGCGCTTTCGACAGCGGTCGTGAGCTCATTAGGCATGCTGTTGGTGCCGTCCATTGCCAGTGAGATGGATGTTTCCGTCAGCACGGCACAGTGGATGTTGACCATAAACCTTCTAGTTGGTGCTGTTGCCACTCCTGTTTTGGGGCGCCTCAGCGACGGCCCGCACAAGAAGCGCCTCCTCCTCTGCTCACTGGCGGCTATCTTCGTGGGGTCGGTGCTTGCCGCCTCGGCCCCGAACTTCACGGTCTTTCTGATCGGACGGGCGCTTCAGGGACTCACTTATGCCATCGTTCCGGTGACGATCGCCCTCGCCCGCCGCTACGTCCCGCCTGAAAAGGTACAGGTCTCCATATCCAGCCTGTCCGTAACAGTGGCTACCGGCCTCGGTGTTGGGTATCCCCTGACCGGAGTCATTGCCGGGCTTTTCGACTTTAGGTTCGCGTTCTGGTTTGCCGCGCTGTTCGTGGTTACGGCGTTCATTGTGGTGCTGAGGGCCATTCCTAGCGGGACAGAAGCGCGGGCAGCCCGGGTACCGTTCGACTACCAGGGTGTGGCTCTTCTCGGATTGGGTTTGGCTGGCCTGCTCCTTGCGGTCAGCGAAGGGTCGAGCTGGGGGTGGGGCTCAGTGTGGACAATTGGTGTACTTATCTTCACAGCGGTTATGTTGACAGCCTGGGTCGGGACGGGGCTGCGGAAGCGGCATCCCTTAGTCAATCTTCGGGTTCTCCGAAACGCGGAGGTACTGCTGGCTAACTGTGCAGCAATAGGGCTGGGTGCTGCCCTATACATAGGGCTATCGATTTCAAGTCTCGTCGCTCAAGCACCGGCTTCTACCGGCTACGGCATCGCGCTGCCCGTGTTCTGGGCTGGATTTGTGATGTTTCCGCTTTCGGTAGGAAGCTTCACCGCGAACCGTCTCGTTCGCCGCCTATCACGCCGGATCCCTCTTGCGATGTTGCTGCCAATCGGCGCAGGCACAGTGATGGCATCTGGAATGCTGCTATGGCTTGCCCACACCCAGCTCTGGGAAATCCTGGTTGGAACGCTGATATTCGGCTTAGGAATGGGGGCCAGCTACGCTGCGATGCCGGCGCTCATCGCCCGTAGCGTCGCGACCGCAGAATTGGGCAGTTCCGTGAGCTTCAACCAAGTACTGCGAACGGTGGGAAGCTCCTTCGGTACAGCCATCTCCGGTGCGGTGCTCGCGGCCAACATGGCGCCGACCCGGCACCCAACTGGGACCGGAATAAGTACGACCTTCGCCATAGGAGCGCTCCTTTGCGCGGTGGTGTTCGCGGCCCTGCTTTTCCACGCCATGAAAAACCATGCCCGCCGGGCATCGGACGGGCGACCTGACGTTGTGGTCAGCTGA
- a CDS encoding SDR family oxidoreductase — translation MVVALESDLRGTAEFSQAPNPACDAITDYEWRSGFMDLLLAGKSAIVTGASKGIGFSVATALAREGAKITMVARNGDELERACAQIRSTGGQALTVTADTTNEAAISEVLATTLQESGSVDILVNAAAQAADATKSAAINDLRGADLLHEMDTKVLGYLRCAQAVVPHMARSGWGRIINVAGLGARSTGSAFNSIRNVSVAAMTKNLADELGQSGINVIAVHPGMTVTERTDDLLQRMAVASGEDVPAVKERLDNATSIGRMVTSAEVADVITFLCSPRSVAITGDSVPVGGGQRGAIYY, via the coding sequence TTGGTCGTCGCACTCGAGTCAGATCTTCGCGGTACTGCGGAATTCTCCCAGGCTCCGAACCCGGCCTGCGATGCAATAACTGACTACGAGTGGAGAAGTGGATTTATGGACTTGTTATTGGCCGGCAAGAGCGCCATCGTCACAGGTGCGAGTAAAGGGATCGGGTTTTCGGTAGCTACTGCCCTGGCTCGTGAAGGCGCCAAAATCACGATGGTGGCGCGCAACGGCGATGAGCTGGAGCGGGCATGCGCTCAGATTCGCTCTACTGGTGGCCAGGCGTTGACTGTAACCGCCGATACGACAAACGAGGCGGCCATCAGCGAAGTGCTTGCCACGACCCTGCAGGAGTCCGGAAGCGTTGACATACTCGTTAACGCGGCCGCACAAGCCGCCGATGCGACCAAGTCTGCCGCTATCAACGACCTGCGCGGAGCAGACCTGCTGCATGAGATGGACACCAAAGTGCTCGGCTATCTCCGCTGCGCTCAAGCGGTGGTGCCCCACATGGCAAGGTCCGGGTGGGGGAGAATAATCAATGTTGCGGGTCTGGGAGCACGGTCGACGGGGTCCGCTTTCAACTCGATCCGCAATGTCTCTGTCGCAGCCATGACCAAGAATCTTGCAGACGAGCTGGGTCAGTCGGGTATCAACGTAATCGCAGTCCATCCAGGCATGACAGTGACAGAGCGGACAGACGATCTGCTCCAGCGCATGGCCGTAGCGAGTGGTGAGGATGTGCCTGCGGTGAAGGAACGTCTGGATAACGCAACGTCTATCGGTCGGATGGTCACATCTGCTGAGGTTGCGGACGTCATCACCTTCCTCTGTTCTCCACGCAGTGTCGCCATTACAGGGGACTCGGTACCGGTGGGTGGCGGCCAGCGCGGAGCGATCTATTACTGA
- a CDS encoding CaiB/BaiF CoA-transferase family protein — protein MASLPLEGLTVVALEQAVAAPFATRQLADLGARVIKVERDTGDFARGYDDKVDGMASYFVWLNRSKESIVLDLKSASGLQVLRRLVEEADILVQNLAPGAVERMGLGPDDALQLNPRLIHTSISGYGRGGSYGSKKAYDLLIQCESGLLSVTGTPESPTKVGVSIADICAGMYAYSGILTALIQRGKTGHGDVIEVSMLEALAEWVTQPYFYSEYGGQPPRRSGAEHASIAPYGPFPAADGTVFFGVQNEREFKVFCSDVLGTPELFADPRFQGNAARVANRLALHEVIIAVFAGLPSERVLQRLDDAGIANARLRTMAELSAHPQLAERERWRNVESPVGPLRSLVPPVTSRESTIRMDPIPGIGDHTATILAELGMPEAKAGRCPPTGATGEIDKEGPAAREAEPGEETKRGNWRSSGCN, from the coding sequence GTGGCGTCCCTGCCATTGGAAGGACTCACGGTAGTCGCGCTCGAGCAGGCTGTTGCCGCCCCATTTGCGACGCGACAGCTCGCCGATCTGGGCGCCCGGGTCATCAAGGTGGAGCGAGACACTGGTGACTTCGCCCGCGGCTACGACGACAAGGTCGACGGCATGGCCAGTTACTTTGTCTGGCTGAACCGCAGCAAGGAATCCATAGTGCTGGACCTCAAGTCCGCCAGCGGGCTGCAGGTCCTGCGGCGGCTCGTCGAGGAAGCCGACATCCTCGTCCAGAACCTAGCCCCAGGTGCCGTCGAACGCATGGGGCTCGGCCCAGATGACGCGCTGCAACTGAACCCGCGCCTGATCCACACCTCCATATCAGGCTATGGCCGGGGCGGCTCCTACGGATCGAAGAAGGCCTATGACCTGCTCATCCAGTGTGAATCCGGACTGCTGTCCGTGACGGGCACGCCAGAGTCTCCGACCAAGGTTGGCGTCTCCATCGCCGATATCTGCGCTGGGATGTACGCCTACTCCGGAATCCTTACCGCACTGATCCAGCGCGGTAAGACCGGACACGGCGACGTGATCGAAGTATCGATGCTGGAGGCACTGGCCGAATGGGTCACACAGCCCTACTTTTACTCCGAGTACGGTGGCCAACCTCCGCGCCGAAGCGGCGCCGAGCACGCTTCGATTGCGCCCTACGGCCCGTTCCCCGCCGCCGACGGAACGGTGTTCTTCGGTGTGCAGAACGAACGAGAGTTCAAAGTATTCTGCTCCGATGTGCTTGGCACCCCCGAACTTTTCGCGGATCCCCGCTTCCAGGGCAATGCGGCTCGCGTAGCCAACCGGCTTGCCTTGCACGAGGTCATCATTGCCGTCTTCGCAGGACTACCCTCCGAGCGGGTTCTGCAGCGACTCGACGATGCAGGGATCGCCAATGCGCGGCTGCGCACCATGGCAGAACTTTCCGCTCACCCGCAGCTGGCCGAGCGCGAACGCTGGCGAAACGTCGAGTCGCCGGTCGGCCCGCTGCGCAGCCTTGTCCCACCGGTGACCTCACGCGAGTCGACGATCCGCATGGATCCGATACCCGGCATCGGCGATCACACGGCGACCATTCTGGCGGAGCTGGGCATGCCGGAGGCCAAGGCGGGAAGGTGTCCGCCGACCGGTGCGACCGGGGAAATCGACAAGGAAGGTCCGGCAGCTAGGGAAGCGGAGCCGGGCGAAGAAACAAAGCGCGGCAACTGGCGATCGTCCGGCTGCAACTGA